The following coding sequences lie in one Notolabrus celidotus isolate fNotCel1 chromosome 20, fNotCel1.pri, whole genome shotgun sequence genomic window:
- the LOC117832370 gene encoding uncharacterized protein LOC117832370 yields MASVEEFIRAPSEELLDGCSREQLIRIAEHYSVEVGDKRMKENIKGILKVNLSDQGVFGLCRYAVGPVLEDVKESSDSETGLSFEQRRELLLLQTEREKLAVERLRTEVEIKRLQIEERRLSLPAAGGGRASDVSDRASSFDIASSLRLVPQFNDRDPDTFFVLFERVAERRGWAEADQTLLLQCVLTGKAQEAYSALSVAESRVYSAVKSVVLKAYELVPETYRQRFRSWERSGEQSHLEFARDLVTLFSRWCTALHVDTYDALCELVVLEQFKNSLPSHIAVYISERKVSTAAEAAALADEYVLTHRGDRDFRGQVHGGRYYVPGRWGEENHARFGKPERDNRGQSQLDSSTVCHFCKGRGHWKAECPKANAKRGSGSGPGNSAVCAVAVEPVSVFPHQQVEFGESCRLEEPGFSAFVSDGRVSLPGGSGSVPVKILRDTAAHDSYILSSVLPFSNGSDTGDVILMRGMGLGVVPVPLHTVVINCGLVQGEVAMGVRPALPIEGVDVILGNGLAGSRVWAEVPPPPIVSSTPTMSGNPDVNSLCFPEVFTACAVTRAMSHAQGETEQEEEVSGADSVLVPDTLLSVSHGDLAAEQRADPSLRQLFDAVLCPEEGSSAAGGYVLQGELLVRKWLAHGEDFVGEPVFQVVVPEKFRGEVLKTSHDQSGHLGVRKTYNYILRYFFWPRMKRDVSQYIKSCPTCQLAGKPNQCIKPAPLCPIPAIAQPFEHLVIDCVGPLPPSRSGCKYLLTVMCQRTRYPAAYPLRSITTKAVVKALTRFISIFGIPKVIQSDQGSNFSSKLFAQVLRQLDVRHDQSSAYHAQSQGVLERFHQTLKSMLRKYCVELNQDWEEGLPWLLLAAREVIQESTGFSPNELVFGHAVRGPLALLRDPVAPAEPPGDLREYVDGFRHRLYSAGLMAQSNLSSAQGKMKRLYDRRCEQREFRSGDQVLALLPIVSSPFQARFTGPFTVLRQVSSQNYVLSTPARRKATQLCHVNLLKPYYARESGPLSASAAVGGPVCAGEDDGVTAPDECLLRGRLRNSETLRSLDSLLGHLSAGRRAEVSALLRDYPCLFGDTPGRTHLIEHDIDVGSAQPIRQRFYRVSDEKRRIVDAEIQYMLDNSIAGHSNSSWASPCLLVEKSDKSPRFCTDYRKVNAVTKPDAFPLPRIEDCVDQVGSAKFVSKFDLLKGYWQVPLSPRAKEISAFITPSGLFSYEVMSFGLRNAPATFQRLMNMVVVGLEGCAVYLDDVVVYSHTWDEHLARIKALFDRLSGAGLTINLAKCEFAKATVTYLGKVVGQGEVCAVQAKLRAWISRSACMWMRVMWGRERCCSRPA; encoded by the exons ATGGCGAGTGTGGAGGAGTTTATCCGAGCGCCATCAGAGGAGCTTCTGGATGGATGCTCACGGGAACAGTTGATCCGGATTGCTGAGCATTATAGTGTGGAGGTCGGCGATAAAAGGATGAAAGAGAACATCAAGGGGATTCTTAAGGTCAATCTGTCTGATCAGGGTGTTTTTGGGCTTTGTAGGTATGCTGTTGGTCCTGTGTTGGAAGACGTGAAGGAGTCTAGCGACAGTGAAACTGGTCTGAGTTTCGAACAAAGACGAGAGCTGTTGCTCCTGCAGACGGAGAGGGAGAAGTTGGCAGTGGAGAGGCTGAGGACGGAGGTAGAAATAAAACGATTACAGATAGAGGAGCGTCGGTTAAgtttacctgctgcaggtggCGGCCGAGCCTCTGACGTTTCTGATAGGGCTTCTTCATTTGATATTGCCAGTAGTTTGCGGTTGGTTCCACAATTTAATGATCGAGACCCGGATACGTTTTTTGTACTGTTTGAGCGTGTAGCTGAGAGGAGAGGCTGGGCTGAGGCGGATCAGACCTTGCTATTGCAGTGTGTTTTAACGGGTAAGGCACAGGAGGCGTACTCTGCTCTGAGCGTTGCAGAGAGTAGGGTCTACTCAGCGGTTAAGTCGGTTGTTTTGAAGGCGTATGAGTTGGTCCCTGAGACTTATCGCCAGAGGTTCAGGTCTTGGGAGAGGTCTGGCGAGCAGAGTCATTTGGAGTTTGCCAGGGACCTGGTCACTTTGTTTAGCCGGTGGTGTACAGCTTTGCATGTTGACACGTATGATGCCTTGTGTGAGTTGGTCGTGTTGGAGCAGTTTAAAAATTCTCTACCCAGCCACATTGCTGTGTACATCAGCGAACGTAAGGTGAGTACTGCTGCGGAGGCCGCTGCGCTGGCTGATGAGTATGTGCTGACGCACAGGGGGGACAGAGACTTCCGGGGCCAGGTGCATGGGGGTAGGTATTATGTGCCAGGTAGATGGGGGGAAGAGAATCATGCACGCTTTGGTAAACCTGAGCGAGACAACCGAGGGCAGTCCCAGTTGGACTCGTCAACAGTGTGTCATTTTTGTAAGGGTAGAGGGCACTGGAAAGCAGAGTGCCCGAAAGCTAACGCTAAGAGGGGGAGTGGCAGTGGGCCAGGGAATTCAGCTGTCTGTGCTGTTGCTGTGGaacctgtttctgtttttccccATCAGCAGGTCGAGTTTGGAGAGTCATGCCGGTTGGAGGAGCCTGGTTTCTCCGCCTTCGTGTCGGACGGCAGGGTGTCTCTCCCAGGAGGTAGCGGTAGCGTGCCGGTGAAGATTTTGAGAGACACGGCAGCACATGATTCATACATTCTGagctctgttttgcctttttctaATGGCTCGGACACAGGTGATGTGATCTTGATGCGGGGTATGGGGTTAGGGGTTGTGCCTGTACCGCTGCATACTGTTGTCATTAACTGTGGGTTGGTGCAGGGTGAAGTTGCCATGGGGGTGCGTCCTGCACTGCCAATTGAGGGAGTGGACGTCATTCTTGGTAACGGCCTGGCTGGCAGCCGTGTGTGGGCGGAGGTTCCACCGCCTCCTATCGTGTCGTCTACGCCCACTATGTCTGGTAATCCGGATGTGAATTCTTTATGTTTCCCAGAGGTGTTCACAGCTTGTGCTGTGACGCGGGCTATGAGCCATGCACAGGGCgagacagagcaggaggaagaggtgagCGGGGCGGATTCGGTTCTTGTTCCTGACACGTTGTTGTCTGTATCTCACGGGGACCTAGCGGCTGAGCAGAGAGCTGATCCCTCTCTGAGGCAGTTGTTCGATGCGGTTCTCTGCCCTGAGGAGGGCAGCAGTGCAGCCGGAGGTTACGTGCTGCAGGGGGAGCTGCTGGTGAGGAAATGGTTGGCACATGGGGAAGATTTCGTTGGAGAGCCTGTGTTTCAAGTTGTGGTTCCTGAGAAGTTTCGGGGGGAGGTCCTGAAGACATCACATGACCAGTCAGGGCATCTTGGTGTCCGCAAGACATACAATTATATCTTGCGGTATTTCTTTTGGCCTCGTATGAAGAGGGATGTGTCCCAGTATATTAAATCTTGTCCCACATGTCAACTTGCAGGTAAGCCCAATCAGTGCATAAAACCGGCTCCACTGTGTCCCATTCCGGCAATAGCCCAGCCATTCGAGCACTTGGTTATTGACTGTGTTGGCCCCTTGCCTCCATCTAGGTCAGGTTGTAAGTACTTGCTTACGGTGATGTGTCAGCGGACCAGGTATCCAGCTGCATATCCCCTGCGTTCCATCACCACGAAAGCTGTAGTGAAAGCCCTTACAAGGTTCATTTCGATTTTCGGTATTCCGAAGGTGATCCAGAGTGACCAGGGTTCCAATTTTTCGTCTAAGCTATTTGCGCAGGTGTTGAGGCAGTTGGACGTGCGTCATGACCAGTCTTCGGCGTACCACGCTCAGAGCCAAGGCGTTTTGGAGAGGTTCCACCAGACGTTGAAGTCTATGCTGCGTAAATATTGTGTAGAGCTGAATCAGGACTGGGAGGAGGGGCTGCCGTGGCTTCTGTTGGCTGCTCGTGAAGTGATACAGGAAAGCACCGGTTTTAGCCCGAATGAGCTCGTTTTTGGCCACGCCGTTCGGGGTCCGCTTGCTCTGTTGCGTGACCCGGTTGCCCCTGCGGAACCTCCAGGCGATCTGCGAGAGTATGTTGACGGGTTTAGGCATCGGTTATACTCTGCGGGGTTGATGGCTCAATCGAACTTGTCGTCTGCGCAGGGGAAGATGAAACGTCTGTATGACCGGAGGTGTGAGCAGCGTGAGTTTCGTTCGGGGGATCAGGTCCTGGCCTTATTGCCCATTGTGAGTTCACCGTTTCAAGCTAGGTTTACTGGCCCCTTTACTGTGTTGCGCCAGGTGTCTAGTCAGAATTATGTGTTGTCCACGCCAGCGCGCAGGAAAGCGACTCAACTCTGCCACGTGAACCTTTTAAAACCTTACTATGCTCGGGAGTCTGGACCTCTTTCAGCATCGGCGGCGGTGGGGGGTCCGGTCTGTGCGGGTGAGGATGATGGGGTGACAGCACCCGACGAATGTTTGCTGCGTGGTCGGCTGAGGAACTCGGAGACCTTGCGCAGTCTTGACTCTCTGCTTGGTCATTTGTCCGCGGGAAGACGGGCCGAGGTGTCTGCTCTTCTGCGAGATTATCCTTGTTTGTTTGGGGATACGCCGGGTCGAACACATTTGATAGAGCATGACATAGATGTTGGCAGCGCACAGCCTATCCGTCAGCGTTTTTACCGTGTGTCTGATGAGAAGCGCAGGATAGTGGACGCAGAGATTCAGTATATGCTTGATAACAGCATTGCAGGACACTCTAATTCAAGTTGGGCTTCACCTTGTTTGTTGGTTGAAAAGTCTGACAAGAGTCCCAGGTTTTGCACTGACTATCGCAAGGTAAATGCGGTTACCAAACCTGATGCTTTTCCGTTGCCGCGGATTGAGGACTGTGTTGACCAGGTTGGTTCCGCAAAGTTTGTCAGTAAGTTTGATCTTCTTAAGGGGTACTGGCAGGTTCCTCTGTCCCCGAGGGCGAAGGAGATCTCGGCTTTCATTACGCCCTCTGGGTTGTTCTCCTATGAGGTGATGAGTTTTGGTCTTCGGAATGCGCCCGCAACTTTCCAGCGTCTCATGAACATGGTGGTGGTAGGGTTGGAAGGTTGTGCAGTTTACTTAGATGATGTGGTGGTTTATAGCCATACATGGGATGAACATTTGGCTCGGATCAAGGCACTTTTTGACCGTTTGAGTGGGGCAGGTCTGACCATTAACTTGGCGAAGTGTGAGTTTGCCAAGGCCACTGTCACGTACCTCGGCAAGGTCGTGGGTCAGGGAGAAGTGTGTGCTGTTCAAGCGAAG CTCCGCGCATGGATCAGCCGTTCAGCCTGCATGTGGATGCGAGTGATGTGGGGACGGGAGCGGTGCTGTTCCAGGCCGGCCTAG
- the LOC117831890 gene encoding uncharacterized protein LOC117831890: protein MDKKKIPVKKRVRVPTQKMKDLQSSPPPNEQPGCFVFVRWEDGYTGRIFTGSDVLARDETPVQLQDLRSGDPVLAKWSNGKFYSATVEYISGEDQAKLPKGHPTPQDSFLNMLKGDEPSDSTSGSDTIIIDRSPLSEHGEKIPVLNPSPDGGHATGHNTAVPPPYGHTTSPSPYGLNTSGPSPYGSHTSSQSPYGLNTSGPLPYGSHTTSPSPYGLNASGPSPYGSHTSSPSLDELNTSGPSPGGGYAASPPTSGVNPPYSRKAARLAPDRRDASSSSDEGNIPYGQQAENAWTPCDGCKGEVERILREKRRIDEVISRIDPGQVRELQTLCDLIGERHCDNPSSHSGQQELFPGSGLFISSFRLAAMNHASKPHCMRLFHALFDHFFTVEECQNAVPFGRPGNNPSGKEGKRVLDRKKVDGIQTYVLRCATLPGWEQIEEAKLKKAFVNKCRARAGSKE, encoded by the exons atggacaaaaaaaaaataccagtaAAAAAGAGGGTACGGGTTCCCACCCAGAAAATGAAGGACCTGCAGAGCTCCCCTCCCCCAAATGAGCAACCTG gttGTTTTGTATTCGTCAGATGGGAGGATGGTTACACTGGCAGAATCTTTACAGGATCTGACGTTTTAGCAAGAGATGAGACTCCTGTGCAGCTGCAAGATCTTAGATCAGGAGATCCTGTTTTAGCAAAGTGGTCAAATGGTAAATTTTATAGTGCCACTGTTGAATATATTTCAGGGGAAGATCAGGCTAAGCTGCCAAAAGGCCACCCAACTCCACAGGATtcctttttaaatatgttaaaagGCGATGAGCCATCAGACTCAACGTCAGGGTCTGACACCATTATAATAGATAGGAGCCCACTGTCTGAACATGGCGAGAAAATCCCAGTGCTGAATCCATCACCTGATGGGGGACATGCAACAGGCCACAACACTGCTGTTCCACCACCCTATGG CCATACAACCAGCCCATCACCGTATGGCCTCAACACCTCTGGTCCATCTCCCTATGGCAGCCATACATCCAGCCAATCACCATATGGCCTCAACACCTCTGGTCCACTTCCCTATGGCAGCCATACAACCAGCCCATCACCGTATGGCCTCAACGCCTCTGGTCCATCTCCCTATGGCAGTCATACATCCAGCCCATCACTTGATGAACTCAACACCTCTGGTCCATCACCCGGCGGAGGCTATGCAGCTAGCCCACCAACTAGTGGGGTTAATCCACCTTACAGCAGAAAAGCAGCTCGCCTGGCACCGGACAGAAGAGATGCAAGCAGCTCATCTGACGAGGGCAACATCCCATATGGACAGCAGGCAGAAAATGCATGGACACCATGTGATGGATGTAAGGGGGAGGTAGAAAGAATCCTACGCGAAAAGAGAAGGATCGATGAAGTCATCTCGAGAATAG ATCCAGGCCAGGTCAGAGAGCTTCAGACTCTTTGCGACCTCATTGGAGAGAGACATTGTGACAACCCATCTTCACATTCGGGCCAGCAGGAGCTCTTTCCTGGAAGCGGTCTGTTCATCTCATCGTTCCGCCTTGCTGCCATGAATCACGCATCAAAACCACATTGCATGCGCCTGTTTCATGCACTTTTTGATCATTTCTTCACTGTTGAGGAGTGTCAAAATGCAGTCCCCTTTGGTCGCCCCGGCAACAACCCCtcaggaaaggaaggaaagcgGGTCCTTGACCGTAAAAAAGTTGACGGAATCCAAA CTTATGTCCTGAGATGTGCTACTCTACCTGGTTGGGAACAAATCGAGGAGGCCAAGCTCAAGAAAGCCTTTGTCAACAAATGTAGGGCCAGAGCAGGGTCTAAGGAGTAG